The following proteins are encoded in a genomic region of Ornithodoros turicata isolate Travis chromosome 6, ASM3712646v1, whole genome shotgun sequence:
- the LOC135397314 gene encoding protein ZNRD2-like: MTGDDTWTPPTEAELKVYEARRERMDKISKIMGDYLLKGYKMLSDLCDVCETILMEDRQGNTYCIACCEVDTTENVKDNPVFSEAAARRLVEESQYATESRDSNVVNDRHPSPPSAPLHQCTSSALPQSNSLPPKETDCAPALPEKRPRRTTDEEGDHLDVDSTLRSVRNKMTWASRELEGCQSIEVCIQLCNLIKACAETMVTLGKTKHGACTVE; the protein is encoded by the exons ATGACGGGAGACGACACATGGACGCCTCCCACAGAGGCAGAACTCAAGGTGTACGAGGCCCGGCGCGAACGGATGGATAAGATCAGCAAAATAATGGGCGATTATTTACTCAAAGGCTACAAAATGCTGAGTGACCTGTGCGACGTGTGTGAG ACGATTCTCATGGAAGACCGCCAGGGTAACACCTACTGCATTGCCTGTTGCGAAGTCGATACGACAGAAAATGTGAAAGATAATCCAG TTTTCTCCGAAGCAGCCGCCCGTCGCCTCGTGGAAGAATCTCAGTATGCGACGGAATCCCGTGACAGCAATGTCGTTAATGACAGGCACCCGTCACCACCATCTGCACCTCTGCATCAGTGTACAAGTTCTGCACTTCCGCAGAGTAACAGTCTGCCACCTAAAGAGACTGACTGTGCGCCGGCGTTACCAGAAAAACGTCCTCGAAGGACGACAGATGAAGAAGGCGATCATCTAGATGTGGACAGCACGTTGCGGAGCGTGCGGAACAAAATGACGTGGGCGTCTCGAGAGCTTGAAGGCTGCCAGAGCATCGAAGTGTGTATACAGTTATGCAACTTAATCAAGGCTTGCGCAGAGACTATGGTGACGTTAGGCAAAACAAAGCATGGAGCGTGCACTGTAGAATAA